The following nucleotide sequence is from Ptychodera flava strain L36383 unplaced genomic scaffold, AS_Pfla_20210202 Scaffold_33__1_contigs__length_2856901_pilon, whole genome shotgun sequence.
AACAAGACTGTTTCGAGGAAACAGCACGAAAGATATCTGAAAGACACCTAAAATACATTTAGAGTACGATAGGAAGACGCAGATTAGGAAAGGCGACGAAAACTTAGCTTCGTTACTCATTCTGTTGACCACGCTAGACAAGCATTAATCACAGCAATACAGAATATCTGCACAAACAAATAAAGTACCAACATGTTTCACAAAGCCCTGCTTCTGATTTCCAAATCAATTCGAGCGTTCATAAATACGATTTTAGAGCTGTTTTGTTGGATGATTTTTAACATGCATTTCGCAGAATACAAAAGCTTTATAAATGACAGAAGCTCAAAAAAGCTCAAAACGGGACTTTACAATCagaagaggtaaaaatgttaatTGAATCATTTGCCTGAGTGACCATcccatcaaatttcaaaaaaacttagACACTGAAGGGTTTCTGAAGTATATCTGTCCTCGGCATATGGCATACGCAAACACCAGTTCTAAATGCTTGATAAACAACAATATAAAGACAAATACTGGTTCTctacatttgtcaaatacacGTAGTATACGCATATACGTACACTGATAAAATGCACTTAGTACAGTGAGCACTTGGTTTTCGtgcaccatggatagtgaatcaactttttagatgaaatttagaaatcaatttcttgtacacaaatgcacattttacttcccttttcaagcaaagtatatctaaatatattatcaaacatatataatatacagatacatagcatgttttgtgggggtaaattgtcagactccatgtattatgatttgatatcttTTGATGAaacactaaatcagccacatcttgccttcttatagttgcacaaaatatggtgaccctccctcaaatgtatgaaataccatatctcttcaaaaattcttcagtgataaattgtgactgtccctccaaaaataCCAGCTCTCCCCTCTGTAACTTGTCCCCAACATAACaatgaaccaattgttatgtaaattagctgatactgttttagttattccttgGGAGAATGCCGCAGTGGTTGgcggagggtcaagttttagaacgTTGAACaagggggtcacattttagacaggaggataggggagggtcacattttacggtacaggtgtgcgcgaaattccccccgGCCCCCTGttattactgaaagctccctaatgTTGCCTTccatataagtcaatatacgtaaatatactgagCGTATATCGAGCATTTTGATCAGTGGTAGCAAAGATGACATCGCTTGCTTATTTTAGAGTAAcgcgatgctttgtcaataattgaccacgagACGTAAACGAAATCAGGTACttgttcttgaaaatgaaaatttattcgTTCAATActattctcatattttttgttaCGAAATTATTAGTGAAGAGTGTCTTAAAGGTGTCTTAAACGTGTTGTTGGTGAGGACCAGGTCTTAGACGTGTCATATTGTAAGTTCAGTTCAAAGAAGGTCAGTACTTCCAAGGATATTCATCGTGCAGATTTGCGAAGATGAAAGGCACAAACAGACAGGCACACGAACACAATAGCATGATGAAAACAGCCAACTGGTATAAATGTGACCAATACTTTTATTGGCTGTGACTAATATAACGTTTAGTTGCTGCCGTTTATTGGTGAAACAACGAGTACAGAATGCGTGACTCTTCTTTAAAACTACAGGGTTACAAACTTATACCTACCTCCTTGAAAGAAGTCTTACGAGCCAATCGCGTAAACTTGGGATGTAATACAACCTATGGGATATCGTTGATGTTTGCAAGTGGGTGTCAGTGTATCTCTCCAGGGCAGCGGGGTGATTCTATCATCGATGAAATGTCACGGAGCCATTTTAACACGTTTTTATTACacacatttctgacatatctTACTCTTGAAATATTTGTTGCTGAAAGATTATTTTGCGATCCGCTACGTCTTTTCGAGATTTCATATCTTGACAAGAAAATATCTCGATTCTGCAAAATAGTCGCGTTTGCACGTTCAGATAAGGATTAAGATCTCAGTGAGCAGCCATAGATCTTTCAGGATTTCAGAATGTGTTTGAATTTGACttgacaaagaatttattttacggcgTCTTACTGTGTGTGCGCGCTCCTACCGTGGAGGGAATCCCTAAAGTGACGTCATACACAGGGCTtcccttatttgcatatgatcACGAAGTCTGTGTGTGTTGACGTGTCATGTCGCCTTTTTTATATGTCGTCCTTGCCTGCATAATACTACTTTGCGATTTGGAAATAATTGTCTTGctttaaaaaacacaaataaaatggAACGCTCTGTTGTGGCGTAGCGGTTTTCTCATGGGTTTTCCGTGATAGGAAATATCCGCTTGCATAGCACGACACTGCCATTGGATAATCATGCAATCAGCCGATGAATATTGACCaatcaaaagacattttacaaACGTCCGTTGCACAACCCCAGAATCAATAGATCAGCAACCCTGTGTGCACTGCAGACAGCGTCTGTAGCATTCGTCTGACAGATTGCTCACCTTGGCGAGGGAGTGTTGCGACGTCCGCCGATCCGAGACGttataatcaaaatggccgaaaacGGTACCATCCTGACAACCGTCCGTCTGGCGACGGAGTATCTGGAATACTTGCCACATAATCCACTACGGTCGACGATGGAATACTACTGGACCAGCATGCTAACtaattacagcaaatttgacGTTGCTACATGGATCTCGTTTCTGTATCATGAGGTATGTCGTAATGACCAAATGAACTCAGAAATCAAAGTCAAATCCTTGCCATACCAGTTTATTTTTCTGTGTTCATGATGACGAAAATTAGAGAGCGATCGCCGTGCTCCGCTCCGGGTTACTTAAAGGTATGCATATGATATGTAcagataaaaatgttaaaatatgatATGACCTTCAAATTCCACCGACATACAAACTGCCTTTGTGTGTTTGAAGTTGTTTCAGAACGTCTCTACGTTGTAAATGTCTGTATTTTAGCCAGTCAGCTAGCAATTATGTCTGCTTACGGTTTTACAAGTTTAGCAGACGTGAAGATGGAAAGTGTTAGTGAAACCCTGGATTGTGAATGGTGGATGACCTGATAAAGGTTGATATAATTCGTAATTGTCGTATAAATATATGCTATCGATGAAAGAGGTGTTTGAAGATGACGCAATTTTGAGACAGAATCGTTTGCCTTTTTGAGGTTTAATAGTAAATATCGCACTGATACGAAAATTCTAAGTGCAAAATTATCGTAAATGATCTTATCAGCATATGACAGAACCTTTCAGGAAATATTACTGCAAAAAGGCGGATCATGTATTACTATTAGCGATGAGCAATTTTTCTTGACTCAGTATCTTATTAACGAACGCGGGAAACAGTCATAGCTACATGGTAAATTAATTGAAGTGAACAATAACGGATAGTGACCAATATTTTGTAAGTTCCAACATTTCTTCAGAGATATTGGGTTCATGTCTTTGAGGTCGTCTTGAAGCAGTGTTTCGTAACGGCGTGATCTCTTCATTTACATCACGTGTAAAGTTCATTATAATTGTAGAAGTGAAGTCGTTTTCCCTTTTTTGATGTGTTTGACCGCTTTTTTGACCATCGTGTGTGTTGTCTTTATATATTCTGTATTTAATATTTGTGTAGAACAATATTAACTTTCTGTGTTTACGTGCGGTTGACAAGCAATTGATTCGTCGTCTGTCACCTTGCCTGCATCACCCGATGTGATGACATCATTACCACTAGATGGCTATTCCAATTGCCATCCGCACCCAAATTCTTCCCATGGATCAAGCTCGTTTTGAACTTAATATTTCAAGCAGGTGTTTAAAACGACACTGGATTGCATTTAGACATATTACCCCTCAACTGAGAACAATATGcaattaaaatgacaaatttttttggcaattttcgaTGTGAATTTTGCAGGGAACAATGGTTATTCCACTGAGAAACACAGTGTGGTCCTTTAAGATACCCCATATAGtgagaaaattcagaaattacaaaaaaattcaggcTTTTAATAATTGCTATTGGACACATTTTTCACTTCTTTAACAATTTATAAACTTGTGTAAAGAAGtaattaaaaatatttgaacTTGATGCATGTGCAGTTTATGAAAACTCAATACTGCCAGAATAATATTGAGGTATTAACTTCCAGCTTTGTATTGTTTTTTAACCGTAGTCAACATGATAAAGGTAGGGGCAACCATTGCAGGACATCCCCACTCACCCCCACCCCAAACTAAAGTCACTTATGGTTAGGTACACTGCAGACAGCCCATGTGTGCCAGTCAAATGGCATTTTTCTTGTTCACAGGGCCTGTCCAGGGTATAGCAAACCACTGTTGACTGTCTCCCACACCCTTGAAATGTCCTGATATTCTCTGTCAGCACCTTTGTTCATGTGATTCTGAGTAATACAGCTGACCTTATCTTCCAAGCATTTCAGTTGAGACATACCCATGTGAAGATGAACTTCAACTTGAATCAGACTGAGTTCAGCACTAGATAAAGTCTGACCTTGTCATCATAGTAATAGGAAGTCTTACATGTTATTTCTGAGTAACAGATTTTTACATAATCTCCTCAAACGCAGGCGATGTTTGATTAATTTTGGCCAATAACAGCGTATTTAGCATACAACGCTACAAATTCATAcaaaagacaatttttgtcCATCAGATAAGGAAAATACAAACCTATACTTGCCTTACTTGTTCACCTGATTTGTAGACACTTTGAGCGTGAATATTCTGAAAGTAAATTTCTTGCTAGAAGGGTAATTTTTAGTGAGTGATGTTCCTGCTATTTCAGGTGCTGTATTTTGCCATCTGTCTGCCAGCGTTTTTGTGTCAGTTTATCCCAGCCATGCAGAAGTACAAAATACAACAGGTATGTTGATCTTTTTATCTAATTCAACAACACTCTCCTAGTACGGAAATATTTGAAGGTAtactaaaacaaaataaaaccaccaAAGATAGCCATTTTGGTTGTCATAGAGATTTaagctttgtttttgttttaaggtagtatgcgcctcaaaaatgaaagatgtgaacttttgcccaaactttcctcctgaatgaaactttcaaccattctcttaccaaatcaacaataaaaattggcgGTCATCGCGCAAAgcaagcaaaacaaattactcgacatttttcaatatttaaaattcaaaatggtcaccatccctgtgctacctctatggcgaaaaattaaattttggattttcgaaaaagtaagacggtgaaagtttttctttttctccaaGAATTTTAAAATTGGCCCCAACAACTTAAATGAGTAGATCAGAAACAAATTTCAGAGTCTGGTTATCTGtctctgaggcgcattctacctgaaagggatatagtcgtctgAACTGCACCtatgcgagtttcttgtttacaaacaatgtatttcgtgcacgatatctagatgcacctcatcatcatagctgaaacatttaaataatacgatgatagattatgacagacatgttttaactttcatcaatcaccattgtgccttggatacattgttgccatgggtcgtatgtgtcccatacgacctttgagcgcagttccgatgactatATCCCTATAAGTGCAAATACATGCATATGATGCATACTTAAATTTAGAATTACACTTGGCACCATTAGCCCATGATTATCCTCATGGACTGTTGATATCtgttttaaccttttcaccaccatggtttggcccagtttgcagtgttatcaatggtgattttggacctgtttactgggaattAGGGGAGCATGTTAAAATTAGGAGTCCTTTTATACACTCATGACCTTTGTGATATTACCCGCCTGTTTTATGATGTGGCAATGCTTTTGTTTATGCAAACGGTGTTTTCTTCTGTGAAAATCGGACATTAAGTCATTACCTCTTTTCATTTATATCTTTTCTTATTGCAGGAAAAACCAGAGTCATTTGATAACCAGTGGAAGTGTTTTAAATTATTGGTACTGAACCATTTCTTTGTCCAGTTTCCTTTGATTCTTGGAACGTACACATTTACAGAACTGTTTGGCATTCCATACGACTGGGAAAGCATGCCTGCTTGGTAagttttaccctttcaccaccatggtttggcccaaactcattgttatcaAAGGTGAtggtggacctgtttacagggaattaggggtgaacagattaaaactctttgagcgccaaagtcaatttttgtcaccttcatagtatttatcaattttctatcagtcaattttttttttaaattttcgggaaatattttgattaaaaactgtagcctATAAAAGGTGGTGCCTATTTGGTCCAAATTATCaaattattatatataatcccatggtatttttggcgagaagttgtgcggctccgcgaaaaacacgagtatacgatgacgtcaaacagagaaaaataccatgggattatatatttatcacatgaacagttttcttatttttcttttgatgtgaatatggatcaaaattatcgtaacaaattgcatgaatttcgtcgctatttgtgttttacttacgcggattactttcatttaaagagtaaagcggcccgtcactcagaagatactttcattcataaatcccatcaagctgaaatttgctacatgaaatggtatctccaccaaccagacatacggattatgtcacgtgaacctgtcaatcattgtctcgcgcagcattgatgccaaggcaagtcggccatcggtacggtggacataactttcatcgtgctagcgacggatagccatagtattcagagttattcagaatatttacaaatagatttatgaagtaaatgcaacgacacgatcgaaacagtaattctcattctcagagattccgtggcttttcaaaatatcacacaagtttacgaccgtggcgagcgcgaaagattccgttcgatgacacacagagtgtacctcattgcatgtttatgcccacaacgctgccgtcaccggtctctgccatgccggtgtcaactcgttaatcccggtctcggtcgtcaatgttttcgtcttaaggactttgatgtttgcagtgacatatatctcacccgtagatacatcctaattttactctacggaaactctgttttgaatgttttctgagtcaactttcgaagtacatcggattccacagcgctgcaatgcatatagctgatgtcttcgctatagcgctacagccttacgccgcgctacaggtttgattccgggcaagaatttacagaatttgttgtatgatgaaggaaatttatcgttgttagtcaaatgactttatgcttgtgcctgtatgtcgctttcccgaagattatactgtactcatttattcagttgaatttccgttgaggtgtagatttcaggttatcaccaggtacgacgtccacattgattgagccttacgaggcgacgcgactggatcggcggtatccccattcgattctcgggaacagctatagttttagcgactcgaaatttcgctggacatgccttctatgtttccatgtgtggatttatcgggtcacctttttgtaaaaatgtcatgatagcacggcatcgatcacgacaaatcggtctatgttcacgtcgcgacccgcatgtatgaacggtaccatgcaagaaaaaagttccggttgatgacgtacaacaggggtaattcggatttcttatccgtcctgttctacgtcacacaggtgggaattcgggccagttcatgtgataaaatacagaaaaaccatgaaaattggtgaaatgttgcactaaaactttgtttggaaaaattacagcactcaaaggggtATCACAGAGAGCAATCACACCTGAAAAATTCAAGCACAGAATTtctctttattttcaaattgattttctcTTACAACCTACGCAAAATACCACATTTTCAGGCCTATACATGTAGCTGTCATCTTCCATcctataatatttttgattcCTTTAGCTACCATATGACATCTTGTCCCTGTTAAAATTGGTCGCACACGTTATCATTGACATTGTGTTAGTAGGTTTCTCAACTTCGCAAAATCAGTGTTTATGTATCAAACATGTAACCCTGTCTCATTTCGTGGAAGCAAAGTTCTAATAGTTGAAACAATAGGTTTGAATTATAATGTATGAACAGAGGGAACTGAATTTTTTGTGTTTCTGTTTCATTAAATCCACATCACTGTACACTCTCTTGTTTTGGGCCAAAGTTGAGGTCCGGTTTCGCTGAAAGTATTATGAAATGATGGCATAACCTAGTGTTGTTGAAATAGATAGCAAGTTCAATGTTAAGGTATTGCTGTGAAGGAGTAGTGAATTCCAACCACAATGGTTTTCTTTCCTGAGGATGATTTAGAGTAACGGAATTTTATATATTGTAATGTCTGTCGTCATCATGGTACCCAATGGCAGGGACATTTTAGTATTTAAATGGTAGTTTAATGTAGTGGTCTCCACAAAAActgaaaagcaaaaaaaactCTTGCACTAACTTTAGACCActccctttcaaagtcaaggataaaaatcagggggtcaccatcaaaaatttggtactagagtaaTTAAATAGCCActcaaaattcaaaacggccACCATCCCAACGTTAGCTTCATGGGGAAtgatagaatctcacaccccaaggacctgggatcagatttctcacaagAGCaagcaggcgagtgtgagacaaaatatccccaacaagtgtgagaaatctgatcccaggtcctagGTGTGTGAGGTTCTTTTTCTCACGTGACCATAAAATGTGTTAAATTCACACtggaaatattaaatatttgaagTGTGCGACTCATCGTGTCATTTGCATGCGGAGCAAAAGGCCGTTTATTATCCAATCAGAGCTTGTGCAATAATGTACAGTACTGCTTTCGTATATGCACATTTATACACAGTGTGGGAcaatttctgagagtgtgggattgATTTTTCCCACATGGTTCATCTCGCACTTccagtggccaggaatgtgagaaaaataagattttttatTTTCGCAAAACTCAGCCGATGAAAGCTTGTATTGCTTCAGAAGCTTCACTTGTAAAATGAACCCCGACAAGCAGTAGACCAAATAAGttgtgcaaaagtttgagaatctgaatTTCAGCCGGCAAGGATTGTTCTATCTTAATcatatcttcttcttctttatcTTAACAGGTATGATACAGCATGGAGAGTGTATCTTTGCGCCGTCTTTGAAGACACTTGGCATTACTTTATGCATCGTCTTCTCCATCATAAAAGAATTTACAAGTACATCCACAAGCTACATCACAACTTCCAGGTAAGCTTTGATATGATGTCTCAGCTGTTCAGAATCattgaaaatcaataaaaactCTCGAGTGATTTTAACGGCTGC
It contains:
- the LOC139127593 gene encoding methylsterol monooxygenase 1-like, giving the protein MAENGTILTTVRLATEYLEYLPHNPLRSTMEYYWTSMLTNYSKFDVATWISFLYHEVLYFAICLPAFLCQFIPAMQKYKIQQEKPESFDNQWKCFKLLVLNHFFVQFPLILGTYTFTELFGIPYDWESMPAWYDTAWRVYLCAVFEDTWHYFMHRLLHHKRIYKYIHKLHHNFQAPFGMVAEYAHPVETVVLGFGFFIGVLLLTNHFIMIWAWLLFRLFETVDVHTGYDLPFNPLHLLPFYGGARFHDFHHMNFQGNYSSTFTWWDKIFGTDQQFKEFTAKQEKSLKSD